The following are from one region of the Pirellulales bacterium genome:
- a CDS encoding MoxR family ATPase, with protein sequence MQEELQKVIIGQDEVIEQLFAAIFTSGHCLLEGVPGLAKTLMVSTLAKILDVTFKRIQFTPDLMPSDITGTNVLEEDEQGRRHFRFVEGPIFTNILLADEINRTPPKTQAALLQAMQEREVSVGQQTYNLPEPFFTIATQNPIEQEGTYPLPEAQLDRFMFNIKVNYPTKAEEEQILAATTRGEKPEVRRVLSGKAIVNLQKLVRSVAVSEYIIKYVSNLVRATRPKDESAPDFVKELVDWGAGPRAGQFLIHGGKALAAMEGRFSVAIDDIKKVAVAVLRHRVSTNFQAQAEGMNTEDVIKKLLDVIPTPEIPKFQG encoded by the coding sequence ATGCAGGAGGAATTGCAAAAGGTCATCATCGGTCAGGACGAAGTCATCGAACAACTGTTCGCCGCCATCTTCACCAGTGGGCATTGCCTGCTGGAAGGTGTGCCGGGCCTGGCCAAGACGTTGATGGTCAGCACGCTGGCCAAGATTCTCGACGTCACCTTCAAACGCATTCAGTTCACGCCCGACTTGATGCCGTCGGACATCACGGGCACGAACGTCTTGGAAGAAGACGAGCAAGGGCGCCGGCACTTCCGCTTTGTCGAGGGGCCGATCTTTACGAACATCCTGCTGGCCGACGAGATCAATCGCACGCCGCCGAAGACGCAGGCCGCGCTCCTGCAAGCGATGCAGGAGCGGGAAGTCTCGGTCGGGCAACAAACGTACAATCTGCCGGAACCATTTTTCACGATCGCCACGCAAAACCCGATCGAGCAAGAAGGGACCTACCCGCTGCCCGAGGCGCAGCTCGACCGGTTCATGTTCAATATCAAGGTCAACTACCCGACGAAGGCCGAAGAGGAGCAAATCCTGGCTGCCACGACGCGCGGCGAAAAGCCCGAGGTGCGGCGAGTCTTGTCGGGCAAGGCGATCGTCAATCTGCAAAAGCTGGTGCGCTCGGTGGCCGTGAGCGAATACATCATTAAATACGTATCGAATCTGGTGCGAGCCACACGGCCGAAGGACGAATCGGCCCCCGACTTCGTCAAGGAACTCGTCGACTGGGGCGCTGGCCCACGCGCTGGGCAATTCTTGATTCACGGCGGCAAGGCCCTGGCGGCGATGGAAGGGCGCTTTTCGGTTGCGATCGACGACATCAAGAAAGTGGCCGTGGCCGTGTTGCGGCATCGCGTCAGCACGAATTTCCAGGCCCAAGCCGAAGGAATGAACACCGAAGACGTGATCAAGAAACTGCTCGACGTCATCCCCACGCCGGAGATTCCCAAGTTTCAGGGTTGA
- a CDS encoding DUF58 domain-containing protein: MSVAEKYLKPEVVREISRLDLRAQFIVKGFLQGLHSSPFQGFSVEFSEHRKYTAGDDPHDIDWLVYAKTDKYYIKKFEAETNITGYLVMDLSRSMAYTYRQELSKFDYSICLAAALCYLMVHQQDPVGLITFDEKIRHSLPPRSKRTQLGNILSLLANLKPTGKTDIAKSLIQIAAMMRHRSLIMLFSDLLADPEPIMHALHRLRHGGHDVILFHVLDEAEVRFPFDGLVEFEEPESSERLTLDADGFKADYIAEMNRFRERYKRECFQSGIDYVPLDTSMRFDRALTGYLISRRARC; this comes from the coding sequence ATGTCTGTCGCTGAAAAATATCTGAAGCCGGAGGTGGTGCGCGAGATTTCGCGTCTGGACCTGCGCGCGCAGTTTATCGTCAAGGGCTTCTTGCAGGGCCTCCACTCCAGCCCTTTTCAAGGTTTCTCGGTCGAGTTCAGCGAGCATCGCAAGTACACGGCCGGCGACGACCCGCACGATATCGATTGGCTGGTCTACGCCAAGACTGACAAGTACTACATCAAGAAGTTCGAGGCCGAGACGAACATCACCGGCTACCTGGTGATGGACCTGAGCCGATCGATGGCCTACACGTACCGGCAAGAGCTGTCGAAGTTCGACTATTCGATCTGCCTGGCCGCGGCGCTGTGCTACCTGATGGTGCATCAGCAAGACCCGGTCGGCTTGATCACGTTCGACGAAAAGATCCGCCACAGCCTGCCGCCGCGTTCGAAACGGACGCAGTTGGGCAACATCTTGTCGTTGCTCGCGAATTTGAAGCCAACCGGCAAGACCGACATCGCCAAGAGCCTGATCCAGATCGCGGCCATGATGCGGCATCGCAGCCTGATCATGTTGTTTTCCGATCTGTTGGCCGATCCCGAGCCGATCATGCACGCGCTGCACCGGCTGCGCCATGGTGGGCATGACGTGATCCTGTTTCACGTCTTGGACGAGGCCGAGGTGCGCTTCCCGTTCGACGGGCTGGTCGAGTTCGAAGAGCCCGAGTCGAGCGAGCGCTTGACGCTCGACGCCGATGGCTTCAAGGCCGATTACATCGCCGAAATGAACCGCTTTCGCGAGCGCTACAAGCGCGAGTGCTTTCAGAGCGGAATCGATTACGTTCCCCTCGACACAAGCATGCGTTTCGATCGGGCCCTCACCGGTTACCTGATCAGCCGCCGTGCGAGATGCTGA